Proteins found in one Venturia canescens isolate UGA chromosome 8, ASM1945775v1, whole genome shotgun sequence genomic segment:
- the fne gene encoding ELAV-like protein 3 isoform X4: MMANGMDTVVQQNGGSTLGQTSQEESKTNLIVNYLPQTMAQEEIRALFSSIGEVESCKLIRDKVTDSVDFVIAGQSLGYGFVNYHRPEDAEKAISTLNGLRLQNKTIKVSYARPSSEAIKGANLYVSGLPKNMTQHDLENLFSPYGRIITSRILCDNITVRQFVTGGGDNLPGLSKGVGFIRFDQRVEAERAIQELNGTIPKGSTEPITVKFANNPSNNNKAIPPIAAYLAPQASRRFGGPIHHPTGRFSTGKAMLAINKGLQRYSPLAGDLLANSMLPGNAMNGSGWCIFVYNLAPETEENVLWQLFGPFGAVQSVKVIRDLQTNKCKGFGFVTMTNYEEAVVAIQSLNGYTLGNRVLQVSFKTNKSKAA; the protein is encoded by the exons ATGATGGCAAACGGAATGGACACGGTGGTGCAACAGAACGGGGGCTCTACCCTGGGCCAGACCTCGCAGGAGGAATCGAAGACGAATCTCATCGTCAACTATTTGCCTCAGACGATGGCGCAAGAGGAAATCCGTGCACTTTTCTCGAGCATCGGCGAGGTCGAGAGCTGCAAGCTCATCCGCGACAAAGTTACAG ACTCCGTTGACTTCGTGATCGCAGGGCAAAGCTTGGGTTATGGCTTCGTAAACTACCACCGGCCCGAGGACGCTGAAAAAGCAATCAGCACGCTGAATGGCCTTCGATTGCAGAATAAAACTATCAAG GTATCGTACGCGAGACCGAGCAGCGAAGCTATCAAAGGTGCTAATCTCTACGTGAGCGGTCTACCGAAGAACATGACGCAGCACGATCTCGAGAACCTCTTCAGTCCCTACGGAAGGATAATAACATCGCGAATTCTGTGCGACAACATAACCG TACGACAGTTTGTGACTGGCGGCGGAGACAATTTGCCCG GCCTGTCGAAAGGTGTCGGATTCATAAGGTTCGATCAACGAGTGGAAGCTGAGAGGGCGATTCAGGAGCTCAACGGGACGATTCCGAAGGGCTCGACCGAACCGATAACCGTGAAATTCGCCAACAACCcgagcaacaacaacaaggCGATACCACCGATTGCTGCTTATCTCGCTCCCCAGGCCAGTCGACGCTTCGGCGGTCCGATACATCATCCGACCGGCCGCTTCAG cACTGGCAAGGCCATGCTTGCCATTAACAAAGGCTTACAGAG GTACAGTCCTCTCGCTGGTGATTTACTTGCCAACTCGATGCTACCTGGTAACGCGATGAACGGCTCGGGTTGGTGCATCTTCGTGTACAATCTCGCACCGGAGACCGAGGAGAACGTGCTTTGGCAGCTTTTCGGTCCGTTTGGTGCTGTGCAATCGGTCAAGGTGATAAGGGATCTCCAGACCAACAAGTGCAAGGGCTTCGGTTTCGTAACAATGACGAATTACGAGGAGGCGGTTGTCGCGATACAGAGCCTAAACGGTTATACACTCGGCAATAGGGTACTTCAAGTTAGCTTCAAGACGAACAAGAGCAAAGCCGCGTAG
- the fne gene encoding ELAV-like protein 3 isoform X2, with amino-acid sequence MMANGMDTVVQQNGGSTLGQTSQEESKTNLIVNYLPQTMAQEEIRALFSSIGEVESCKLIRDKVTDSVDFVIAGQSLGYGFVNYHRPEDAEKAISTLNGLRLQNKTIKVSYARPSSEAIKGANLYVSGLPKNMTQHDLENLFSPYGRIITSRILCDNITVRQFVTGGGDNLPGVGFIRFDQRVEAERAIQELNGTIPKGSTEPITVKFANNPSNNNKAIPPIAAYLAPQASRRFGGPIHHPTGRFRYIPLSPLSSTGKAMLAINKGLQRYSPLAGDLLANSMLPGNAMNGSGWCIFVYNLAPETEENVLWQLFGPFGAVQSVKVIRDLQTNKCKGFGFVTMTNYEEAVVAIQSLNGYTLGNRVLQVSFKTNKSKAA; translated from the exons ATGATGGCAAACGGAATGGACACGGTGGTGCAACAGAACGGGGGCTCTACCCTGGGCCAGACCTCGCAGGAGGAATCGAAGACGAATCTCATCGTCAACTATTTGCCTCAGACGATGGCGCAAGAGGAAATCCGTGCACTTTTCTCGAGCATCGGCGAGGTCGAGAGCTGCAAGCTCATCCGCGACAAAGTTACAG ACTCCGTTGACTTCGTGATCGCAGGGCAAAGCTTGGGTTATGGCTTCGTAAACTACCACCGGCCCGAGGACGCTGAAAAAGCAATCAGCACGCTGAATGGCCTTCGATTGCAGAATAAAACTATCAAG GTATCGTACGCGAGACCGAGCAGCGAAGCTATCAAAGGTGCTAATCTCTACGTGAGCGGTCTACCGAAGAACATGACGCAGCACGATCTCGAGAACCTCTTCAGTCCCTACGGAAGGATAATAACATCGCGAATTCTGTGCGACAACATAACCG TACGACAGTTTGTGACTGGCGGCGGAGACAATTTGCCCG GTGTCGGATTCATAAGGTTCGATCAACGAGTGGAAGCTGAGAGGGCGATTCAGGAGCTCAACGGGACGATTCCGAAGGGCTCGACCGAACCGATAACCGTGAAATTCGCCAACAACCcgagcaacaacaacaaggCGATACCACCGATTGCTGCTTATCTCGCTCCCCAGGCCAGTCGACGCTTCGGCGGTCCGATACATCATCCGACCGGCCGCTTCAGGTACATTCCACTGTCGCCACTATCCAG cACTGGCAAGGCCATGCTTGCCATTAACAAAGGCTTACAGAG GTACAGTCCTCTCGCTGGTGATTTACTTGCCAACTCGATGCTACCTGGTAACGCGATGAACGGCTCGGGTTGGTGCATCTTCGTGTACAATCTCGCACCGGAGACCGAGGAGAACGTGCTTTGGCAGCTTTTCGGTCCGTTTGGTGCTGTGCAATCGGTCAAGGTGATAAGGGATCTCCAGACCAACAAGTGCAAGGGCTTCGGTTTCGTAACAATGACGAATTACGAGGAGGCGGTTGTCGCGATACAGAGCCTAAACGGTTATACACTCGGCAATAGGGTACTTCAAGTTAGCTTCAAGACGAACAAGAGCAAAGCCGCGTAG
- the fne gene encoding ELAV-like protein 3 isoform X3 — protein sequence MMANGMDTVVQQNGGSTLGQTSQEESKTNLIVNYLPQTMAQEEIRALFSSIGEVESCKLIRDKVTGQSLGYGFVNYHRPEDAEKAISTLNGLRLQNKTIKVSYARPSSEAIKGANLYVSGLPKNMTQHDLENLFSPYGRIITSRILCDNITVRQFVTGGGDNLPGLSKGVGFIRFDQRVEAERAIQELNGTIPKGSTEPITVKFANNPSNNNKAIPPIAAYLAPQASRRFGGPIHHPTGRFRYIPLSPLSSTGKAMLAINKGLQRYSPLAGDLLANSMLPGNAMNGSGWCIFVYNLAPETEENVLWQLFGPFGAVQSVKVIRDLQTNKCKGFGFVTMTNYEEAVVAIQSLNGYTLGNRVLQVSFKTNKSKAA from the exons ATGATGGCAAACGGAATGGACACGGTGGTGCAACAGAACGGGGGCTCTACCCTGGGCCAGACCTCGCAGGAGGAATCGAAGACGAATCTCATCGTCAACTATTTGCCTCAGACGATGGCGCAAGAGGAAATCCGTGCACTTTTCTCGAGCATCGGCGAGGTCGAGAGCTGCAAGCTCATCCGCGACAAAGTTACAG GGCAAAGCTTGGGTTATGGCTTCGTAAACTACCACCGGCCCGAGGACGCTGAAAAAGCAATCAGCACGCTGAATGGCCTTCGATTGCAGAATAAAACTATCAAG GTATCGTACGCGAGACCGAGCAGCGAAGCTATCAAAGGTGCTAATCTCTACGTGAGCGGTCTACCGAAGAACATGACGCAGCACGATCTCGAGAACCTCTTCAGTCCCTACGGAAGGATAATAACATCGCGAATTCTGTGCGACAACATAACCG TACGACAGTTTGTGACTGGCGGCGGAGACAATTTGCCCG GCCTGTCGAAAGGTGTCGGATTCATAAGGTTCGATCAACGAGTGGAAGCTGAGAGGGCGATTCAGGAGCTCAACGGGACGATTCCGAAGGGCTCGACCGAACCGATAACCGTGAAATTCGCCAACAACCcgagcaacaacaacaaggCGATACCACCGATTGCTGCTTATCTCGCTCCCCAGGCCAGTCGACGCTTCGGCGGTCCGATACATCATCCGACCGGCCGCTTCAGGTACATTCCACTGTCGCCACTATCCAG cACTGGCAAGGCCATGCTTGCCATTAACAAAGGCTTACAGAG GTACAGTCCTCTCGCTGGTGATTTACTTGCCAACTCGATGCTACCTGGTAACGCGATGAACGGCTCGGGTTGGTGCATCTTCGTGTACAATCTCGCACCGGAGACCGAGGAGAACGTGCTTTGGCAGCTTTTCGGTCCGTTTGGTGCTGTGCAATCGGTCAAGGTGATAAGGGATCTCCAGACCAACAAGTGCAAGGGCTTCGGTTTCGTAACAATGACGAATTACGAGGAGGCGGTTGTCGCGATACAGAGCCTAAACGGTTATACACTCGGCAATAGGGTACTTCAAGTTAGCTTCAAGACGAACAAGAGCAAAGCCGCGTAG
- the fne gene encoding ELAV-like protein 3 isoform X11, producing the protein MMANGMDTVVQQNGGSTLGQTSQEESKTNLIVNYLPQTMAQEEIRALFSSIGEVESCKLIRDKVTGQSLGYGFVNYHRPEDAEKAISTLNGLRLQNKTIKVSYARPSSEAIKGANLYVSGLPKNMTQHDLENLFSPYGRIITSRILCDNITVRQFVTGGGDNLPGLSKGVGFIRFDQRVEAERAIQELNGTIPKGSTEPITVKFANNPSNNNKAIPPIAAYLAPQASRRFGGPIHHPTGRFSTGKAMLAINKGLQRYSPLAGDLLANSMLPGNAMNGSGWCIFVYNLAPETEENVLWQLFGPFGAVQSVKVIRDLQTNKCKGFGFVTMTNYEEAVVAIQSLNGYTLGNRVLQVSFKTNKSKAA; encoded by the exons ATGATGGCAAACGGAATGGACACGGTGGTGCAACAGAACGGGGGCTCTACCCTGGGCCAGACCTCGCAGGAGGAATCGAAGACGAATCTCATCGTCAACTATTTGCCTCAGACGATGGCGCAAGAGGAAATCCGTGCACTTTTCTCGAGCATCGGCGAGGTCGAGAGCTGCAAGCTCATCCGCGACAAAGTTACAG GGCAAAGCTTGGGTTATGGCTTCGTAAACTACCACCGGCCCGAGGACGCTGAAAAAGCAATCAGCACGCTGAATGGCCTTCGATTGCAGAATAAAACTATCAAG GTATCGTACGCGAGACCGAGCAGCGAAGCTATCAAAGGTGCTAATCTCTACGTGAGCGGTCTACCGAAGAACATGACGCAGCACGATCTCGAGAACCTCTTCAGTCCCTACGGAAGGATAATAACATCGCGAATTCTGTGCGACAACATAACCG TACGACAGTTTGTGACTGGCGGCGGAGACAATTTGCCCG GCCTGTCGAAAGGTGTCGGATTCATAAGGTTCGATCAACGAGTGGAAGCTGAGAGGGCGATTCAGGAGCTCAACGGGACGATTCCGAAGGGCTCGACCGAACCGATAACCGTGAAATTCGCCAACAACCcgagcaacaacaacaaggCGATACCACCGATTGCTGCTTATCTCGCTCCCCAGGCCAGTCGACGCTTCGGCGGTCCGATACATCATCCGACCGGCCGCTTCAG cACTGGCAAGGCCATGCTTGCCATTAACAAAGGCTTACAGAG GTACAGTCCTCTCGCTGGTGATTTACTTGCCAACTCGATGCTACCTGGTAACGCGATGAACGGCTCGGGTTGGTGCATCTTCGTGTACAATCTCGCACCGGAGACCGAGGAGAACGTGCTTTGGCAGCTTTTCGGTCCGTTTGGTGCTGTGCAATCGGTCAAGGTGATAAGGGATCTCCAGACCAACAAGTGCAAGGGCTTCGGTTTCGTAACAATGACGAATTACGAGGAGGCGGTTGTCGCGATACAGAGCCTAAACGGTTATACACTCGGCAATAGGGTACTTCAAGTTAGCTTCAAGACGAACAAGAGCAAAGCCGCGTAG
- the fne gene encoding ELAV-like protein 2 isoform X7 has protein sequence MMANGMDTVVQQNGGSTLGQTSQEESKTNLIVNYLPQTMAQEEIRALFSSIGEVESCKLIRDKVTGQSLGYGFVNYHRPEDAEKAISTLNGLRLQNKTIKVSYARPSSEAIKGANLYVSGLPKNMTQHDLENLFSPYGRIITSRILCDNITGLSKGVGFIRFDQRVEAERAIQELNGTIPKGSTEPITVKFANNPSNNNKAIPPIAAYLAPQASRRFGGPIHHPTGRFRYIPLSPLSSTGKAMLAINKGLQRYSPLAGDLLANSMLPGNAMNGSGWCIFVYNLAPETEENVLWQLFGPFGAVQSVKVIRDLQTNKCKGFGFVTMTNYEEAVVAIQSLNGYTLGNRVLQVSFKTNKSKAA, from the exons ATGATGGCAAACGGAATGGACACGGTGGTGCAACAGAACGGGGGCTCTACCCTGGGCCAGACCTCGCAGGAGGAATCGAAGACGAATCTCATCGTCAACTATTTGCCTCAGACGATGGCGCAAGAGGAAATCCGTGCACTTTTCTCGAGCATCGGCGAGGTCGAGAGCTGCAAGCTCATCCGCGACAAAGTTACAG GGCAAAGCTTGGGTTATGGCTTCGTAAACTACCACCGGCCCGAGGACGCTGAAAAAGCAATCAGCACGCTGAATGGCCTTCGATTGCAGAATAAAACTATCAAG GTATCGTACGCGAGACCGAGCAGCGAAGCTATCAAAGGTGCTAATCTCTACGTGAGCGGTCTACCGAAGAACATGACGCAGCACGATCTCGAGAACCTCTTCAGTCCCTACGGAAGGATAATAACATCGCGAATTCTGTGCGACAACATAACCG GCCTGTCGAAAGGTGTCGGATTCATAAGGTTCGATCAACGAGTGGAAGCTGAGAGGGCGATTCAGGAGCTCAACGGGACGATTCCGAAGGGCTCGACCGAACCGATAACCGTGAAATTCGCCAACAACCcgagcaacaacaacaaggCGATACCACCGATTGCTGCTTATCTCGCTCCCCAGGCCAGTCGACGCTTCGGCGGTCCGATACATCATCCGACCGGCCGCTTCAGGTACATTCCACTGTCGCCACTATCCAG cACTGGCAAGGCCATGCTTGCCATTAACAAAGGCTTACAGAG GTACAGTCCTCTCGCTGGTGATTTACTTGCCAACTCGATGCTACCTGGTAACGCGATGAACGGCTCGGGTTGGTGCATCTTCGTGTACAATCTCGCACCGGAGACCGAGGAGAACGTGCTTTGGCAGCTTTTCGGTCCGTTTGGTGCTGTGCAATCGGTCAAGGTGATAAGGGATCTCCAGACCAACAAGTGCAAGGGCTTCGGTTTCGTAACAATGACGAATTACGAGGAGGCGGTTGTCGCGATACAGAGCCTAAACGGTTATACACTCGGCAATAGGGTACTTCAAGTTAGCTTCAAGACGAACAAGAGCAAAGCCGCGTAG
- the fne gene encoding ELAV-like protein 3 isoform X5: protein MMANGMDTVVQQNGGSTLGQTSQEESKTNLIVNYLPQTMAQEEIRALFSSIGEVESCKLIRDKVTDSVDFVIAGQSLGYGFVNYHRPEDAEKAISTLNGLRLQNKTIKVSYARPSSEAIKGANLYVSGLPKNMTQHDLENLFSPYGRIITSRILCDNITVRQFVTGGGDNLPGLSKGVGFIRFDQRVEAERAIQELNGTIPKGSTEPITVKFANNPSNNNKAIPPIAAYLAPQASRRFGGPIHHPTGRFRYIPLSPLSSRYSPLAGDLLANSMLPGNAMNGSGWCIFVYNLAPETEENVLWQLFGPFGAVQSVKVIRDLQTNKCKGFGFVTMTNYEEAVVAIQSLNGYTLGNRVLQVSFKTNKSKAA, encoded by the exons ATGATGGCAAACGGAATGGACACGGTGGTGCAACAGAACGGGGGCTCTACCCTGGGCCAGACCTCGCAGGAGGAATCGAAGACGAATCTCATCGTCAACTATTTGCCTCAGACGATGGCGCAAGAGGAAATCCGTGCACTTTTCTCGAGCATCGGCGAGGTCGAGAGCTGCAAGCTCATCCGCGACAAAGTTACAG ACTCCGTTGACTTCGTGATCGCAGGGCAAAGCTTGGGTTATGGCTTCGTAAACTACCACCGGCCCGAGGACGCTGAAAAAGCAATCAGCACGCTGAATGGCCTTCGATTGCAGAATAAAACTATCAAG GTATCGTACGCGAGACCGAGCAGCGAAGCTATCAAAGGTGCTAATCTCTACGTGAGCGGTCTACCGAAGAACATGACGCAGCACGATCTCGAGAACCTCTTCAGTCCCTACGGAAGGATAATAACATCGCGAATTCTGTGCGACAACATAACCG TACGACAGTTTGTGACTGGCGGCGGAGACAATTTGCCCG GCCTGTCGAAAGGTGTCGGATTCATAAGGTTCGATCAACGAGTGGAAGCTGAGAGGGCGATTCAGGAGCTCAACGGGACGATTCCGAAGGGCTCGACCGAACCGATAACCGTGAAATTCGCCAACAACCcgagcaacaacaacaaggCGATACCACCGATTGCTGCTTATCTCGCTCCCCAGGCCAGTCGACGCTTCGGCGGTCCGATACATCATCCGACCGGCCGCTTCAGGTACATTCCACTGTCGCCACTATCCAG TAG GTACAGTCCTCTCGCTGGTGATTTACTTGCCAACTCGATGCTACCTGGTAACGCGATGAACGGCTCGGGTTGGTGCATCTTCGTGTACAATCTCGCACCGGAGACCGAGGAGAACGTGCTTTGGCAGCTTTTCGGTCCGTTTGGTGCTGTGCAATCGGTCAAGGTGATAAGGGATCTCCAGACCAACAAGTGCAAGGGCTTCGGTTTCGTAACAATGACGAATTACGAGGAGGCGGTTGTCGCGATACAGAGCCTAAACGGTTATACACTCGGCAATAGGGTACTTCAAGTTAGCTTCAAGACGAACAAGAGCAAAGCCGCGTAG
- the fne gene encoding ELAV-like protein 1 isoform X6, whose amino-acid sequence MMANGMDTVVQQNGGSTLGQTSQEESKTNLIVNYLPQTMAQEEIRALFSSIGEVESCKLIRDKVTDSVDFVIAGQSLGYGFVNYHRPEDAEKAISTLNGLRLQNKTIKVSYARPSSEAIKGANLYVSGLPKNMTQHDLENLFSPYGRIITSRILCDNITVRQFVTGGGDNLPGLSKGVGFIRFDQRVEAERAIQELNGTIPKGSTEPITVKFANNPSNNNKAIPPIAAYLAPQASRRFGGPIHHPTGRFRYIPLSPLSRYSPLAGDLLANSMLPGNAMNGSGWCIFVYNLAPETEENVLWQLFGPFGAVQSVKVIRDLQTNKCKGFGFVTMTNYEEAVVAIQSLNGYTLGNRVLQVSFKTNKSKAA is encoded by the exons ATGATGGCAAACGGAATGGACACGGTGGTGCAACAGAACGGGGGCTCTACCCTGGGCCAGACCTCGCAGGAGGAATCGAAGACGAATCTCATCGTCAACTATTTGCCTCAGACGATGGCGCAAGAGGAAATCCGTGCACTTTTCTCGAGCATCGGCGAGGTCGAGAGCTGCAAGCTCATCCGCGACAAAGTTACAG ACTCCGTTGACTTCGTGATCGCAGGGCAAAGCTTGGGTTATGGCTTCGTAAACTACCACCGGCCCGAGGACGCTGAAAAAGCAATCAGCACGCTGAATGGCCTTCGATTGCAGAATAAAACTATCAAG GTATCGTACGCGAGACCGAGCAGCGAAGCTATCAAAGGTGCTAATCTCTACGTGAGCGGTCTACCGAAGAACATGACGCAGCACGATCTCGAGAACCTCTTCAGTCCCTACGGAAGGATAATAACATCGCGAATTCTGTGCGACAACATAACCG TACGACAGTTTGTGACTGGCGGCGGAGACAATTTGCCCG GCCTGTCGAAAGGTGTCGGATTCATAAGGTTCGATCAACGAGTGGAAGCTGAGAGGGCGATTCAGGAGCTCAACGGGACGATTCCGAAGGGCTCGACCGAACCGATAACCGTGAAATTCGCCAACAACCcgagcaacaacaacaaggCGATACCACCGATTGCTGCTTATCTCGCTCCCCAGGCCAGTCGACGCTTCGGCGGTCCGATACATCATCCGACCGGCCGCTTCAGGTACATTCCACTGTCGCCACTATCCAG GTACAGTCCTCTCGCTGGTGATTTACTTGCCAACTCGATGCTACCTGGTAACGCGATGAACGGCTCGGGTTGGTGCATCTTCGTGTACAATCTCGCACCGGAGACCGAGGAGAACGTGCTTTGGCAGCTTTTCGGTCCGTTTGGTGCTGTGCAATCGGTCAAGGTGATAAGGGATCTCCAGACCAACAAGTGCAAGGGCTTCGGTTTCGTAACAATGACGAATTACGAGGAGGCGGTTGTCGCGATACAGAGCCTAAACGGTTATACACTCGGCAATAGGGTACTTCAAGTTAGCTTCAAGACGAACAAGAGCAAAGCCGCGTAG
- the fne gene encoding ELAV-like protein 1 isoform X8 produces the protein MMANGMDTVVQQNGGSTLGQTSQEESKTNLIVNYLPQTMAQEEIRALFSSIGEVESCKLIRDKVTDSVDFVIAGQSLGYGFVNYHRPEDAEKAISTLNGLRLQNKTIKVSYARPSSEAIKGANLYVSGLPKNMTQHDLENLFSPYGRIITSRILCDNITVRQFVTGGGDNLPGLSKGVGFIRFDQRVEAERAIQELNGTIPKGSTEPITVKFANNPSNNNKAIPPIAAYLAPQASRRFGGPIHHPTGRFSRYSPLAGDLLANSMLPGNAMNGSGWCIFVYNLAPETEENVLWQLFGPFGAVQSVKVIRDLQTNKCKGFGFVTMTNYEEAVVAIQSLNGYTLGNRVLQVSFKTNKSKAA, from the exons ATGATGGCAAACGGAATGGACACGGTGGTGCAACAGAACGGGGGCTCTACCCTGGGCCAGACCTCGCAGGAGGAATCGAAGACGAATCTCATCGTCAACTATTTGCCTCAGACGATGGCGCAAGAGGAAATCCGTGCACTTTTCTCGAGCATCGGCGAGGTCGAGAGCTGCAAGCTCATCCGCGACAAAGTTACAG ACTCCGTTGACTTCGTGATCGCAGGGCAAAGCTTGGGTTATGGCTTCGTAAACTACCACCGGCCCGAGGACGCTGAAAAAGCAATCAGCACGCTGAATGGCCTTCGATTGCAGAATAAAACTATCAAG GTATCGTACGCGAGACCGAGCAGCGAAGCTATCAAAGGTGCTAATCTCTACGTGAGCGGTCTACCGAAGAACATGACGCAGCACGATCTCGAGAACCTCTTCAGTCCCTACGGAAGGATAATAACATCGCGAATTCTGTGCGACAACATAACCG TACGACAGTTTGTGACTGGCGGCGGAGACAATTTGCCCG GCCTGTCGAAAGGTGTCGGATTCATAAGGTTCGATCAACGAGTGGAAGCTGAGAGGGCGATTCAGGAGCTCAACGGGACGATTCCGAAGGGCTCGACCGAACCGATAACCGTGAAATTCGCCAACAACCcgagcaacaacaacaaggCGATACCACCGATTGCTGCTTATCTCGCTCCCCAGGCCAGTCGACGCTTCGGCGGTCCGATACATCATCCGACCGGCCGCTTCAG TAG GTACAGTCCTCTCGCTGGTGATTTACTTGCCAACTCGATGCTACCTGGTAACGCGATGAACGGCTCGGGTTGGTGCATCTTCGTGTACAATCTCGCACCGGAGACCGAGGAGAACGTGCTTTGGCAGCTTTTCGGTCCGTTTGGTGCTGTGCAATCGGTCAAGGTGATAAGGGATCTCCAGACCAACAAGTGCAAGGGCTTCGGTTTCGTAACAATGACGAATTACGAGGAGGCGGTTGTCGCGATACAGAGCCTAAACGGTTATACACTCGGCAATAGGGTACTTCAAGTTAGCTTCAAGACGAACAAGAGCAAAGCCGCGTAG
- the fne gene encoding ELAV-like protein 1 isoform X9 codes for MMANGMDTVVQQNGGSTLGQTSQEESKTNLIVNYLPQTMAQEEIRALFSSIGEVESCKLIRDKVTGQSLGYGFVNYHRPEDAEKAISTLNGLRLQNKTIKVSYARPSSEAIKGANLYVSGLPKNMTQHDLENLFSPYGRIITSRILCDNITVRQFVTGGGDNLPGLSKGVGFIRFDQRVEAERAIQELNGTIPKGSTEPITVKFANNPSNNNKAIPPIAAYLAPQASRRFGGPIHHPTGRFRYSPLAGDLLANSMLPGNAMNGSGWCIFVYNLAPETEENVLWQLFGPFGAVQSVKVIRDLQTNKCKGFGFVTMTNYEEAVVAIQSLNGYTLGNRVLQVSFKTNKSKAA; via the exons ATGATGGCAAACGGAATGGACACGGTGGTGCAACAGAACGGGGGCTCTACCCTGGGCCAGACCTCGCAGGAGGAATCGAAGACGAATCTCATCGTCAACTATTTGCCTCAGACGATGGCGCAAGAGGAAATCCGTGCACTTTTCTCGAGCATCGGCGAGGTCGAGAGCTGCAAGCTCATCCGCGACAAAGTTACAG GGCAAAGCTTGGGTTATGGCTTCGTAAACTACCACCGGCCCGAGGACGCTGAAAAAGCAATCAGCACGCTGAATGGCCTTCGATTGCAGAATAAAACTATCAAG GTATCGTACGCGAGACCGAGCAGCGAAGCTATCAAAGGTGCTAATCTCTACGTGAGCGGTCTACCGAAGAACATGACGCAGCACGATCTCGAGAACCTCTTCAGTCCCTACGGAAGGATAATAACATCGCGAATTCTGTGCGACAACATAACCG TACGACAGTTTGTGACTGGCGGCGGAGACAATTTGCCCG GCCTGTCGAAAGGTGTCGGATTCATAAGGTTCGATCAACGAGTGGAAGCTGAGAGGGCGATTCAGGAGCTCAACGGGACGATTCCGAAGGGCTCGACCGAACCGATAACCGTGAAATTCGCCAACAACCcgagcaacaacaacaaggCGATACCACCGATTGCTGCTTATCTCGCTCCCCAGGCCAGTCGACGCTTCGGCGGTCCGATACATCATCCGACCGGCCGCTTCAG GTACAGTCCTCTCGCTGGTGATTTACTTGCCAACTCGATGCTACCTGGTAACGCGATGAACGGCTCGGGTTGGTGCATCTTCGTGTACAATCTCGCACCGGAGACCGAGGAGAACGTGCTTTGGCAGCTTTTCGGTCCGTTTGGTGCTGTGCAATCGGTCAAGGTGATAAGGGATCTCCAGACCAACAAGTGCAAGGGCTTCGGTTTCGTAACAATGACGAATTACGAGGAGGCGGTTGTCGCGATACAGAGCCTAAACGGTTATACACTCGGCAATAGGGTACTTCAAGTTAGCTTCAAGACGAACAAGAGCAAAGCCGCGTAG